In Pseudoalteromonas sp. '520P1 No. 423', the sequence TTTAATACTCACTTAGGGCCAGTCACCGAACTATTTGACAAAGGGGCTGATGGCTATCCTATTGTCAATAAATTTGATGAATCGACACTTTATCGCAATTTATTTTTATCTGGCCCTCGACTATTACATAACAATATTTTGCTGTGTTTTATTTATAAATTTCGCGGCCGTTTCGCAACACCTTGCAGCATTATAGGTACTGAGCTTGAGTTAGATACTTCAATATTAAAGCACTACCAACAAGCAGGTATGTTATTAAGTGACTTAGCATGCTGTGAAACACAGCAGTGCTACTGCTAATAATTAGGGATGATTAATGTTAAACAAAAAGTTTTTGATGGCACTCAATTTATTTAACCACTCAGCCTTTCTCTTGATCTTTGCGATTATAACTGGCGCTTTACTCGGTGTTGCTTCCCCTGATTGGGGAAATAAAGTAAGCAGTTATATTGACCCAACTATTTTACTCTTAATTTTTTTATTGCTTTTTGAAGTACCATTAAAAGGCATATTTAAAGGTGCAACAAACATACGCTTTATCGCAATAGCTTGGATAGTAAATTTTTTGGTCATACCTGTAATAGGTTTTACTATTTCATCTTTATTTTTATCTGGCGAAGCACTATTTTACACAGGATTAGTTATTTACTTCATGGCACCATGTACCGACTGGTATCTAGGTTTTACACGTTTAGCCAAAGGCAATGTTGAGTTAGGAGCTGCTTTATTACCAATCAATATGATAACTCAGTTGATATTATTTCCGGTATATTTACTCATATTTGACACTATGGCGACAAGTAAAGTTGATTTAAATGTTTTATTTGAATGGTTTTTGCAGCCGTTAATTGCAGCAGCTATTTTACGAATTTTTTGTGGCCAATTTATAAATAAATTATTGCATCTATGCGATGTTGCAATACCTTTAGTATTAGCTGTATTAGTGTGCTTAATTTTTATGTCAAACATCAACCCGTTACTAGCCCACTTATCAGTTGTCCCTTTATTGTTACTAGCTATTTTTAGCTTTTTTACAATTACTTATGCCTTAGGGGAAATCATAGCAAAAGGTGCAAAATTAGCCTATCCTGAGCACTGCTTATTTACATTTACTACAGGCGCTAGAAACGCTCCTTTAATGCTAGGCCTCACAACAATAGCCATACCTGAACAACCTCTCATTTACGCTACTATCACGATTGGTATGTTAATAGAGTTTCCCCATTTAATAACATTAAAAGCCATCATGTTAAAACGACAAAAAACAAAAAGCGCTTGCCAACCCTCGAATCTTAAATGTTAAGAAATTATATGTAAGAAAAAATATACAAATTATAGACAGGCATAACTAAAAATTATGAACTAAAAATTATGGACAGGCATAGCTATCTTATTGATTATAAGTACCACGCTTTACAAATTAAAACTTAAACTAATTACAAGAAAGTCATTTAATTTGAAAATTTTGAGGGAGAGTAAACATAAGACAGTGAAATTCAATGAAATCTTATAAACTACAGTCACAACGAATTTAATCGCTAAATAGCAATTTAAATAAATAAGGTTTAGTAACTAAGCTGAGCCCTTATACCAACTGCGATTATGGCTATGAGCGCATTTCATTAAATATGACTAATTTTATTAGCATGATATGAAAAAATAACTTCCTTAGTTTTCACCTCTAATTGGTATTTATGATCAAAATTTTTGTGGCTAATGATGTAGGTTGATTTAAATCCAATTAGAGCTAAAATGGCAGACTCTTTAAAAGAGAGTGATTTCACATCAATTCAAGAACGTATCAAACAATATAAAATCTTTCAAAAACAGCCATATCATAAAAATTCAGAGATTACTCTATCACAGCAACCAAAACAGTTATTAAAATTCGGCTGTTCAGTAGATAAATATACACTACCTTTTACACTGTTTGACTATTTAGAATTAGCTGATTTTAGTAGTCGATTAATCACACCAAATAAACTTGGTTCAGTTAAAATAATCCAACCTGCATTATTAACTCAATTGAACATAGAAATAGAGACTTGGATAAATACGATTCAACATTCTAGGCGGCAATAAGCTAACTTTGCAGGTACAAAATCTGCGCGCATAAGCTGTGCGCATTCATATCGCCAAAGTTGGTACAAAGGGTGTGTTTAATATTAAATTGTAAAAAACATATTTTTTTAACAGCTATGAAATATGTAACAGTGCATTCTCTATTAACTAAATATGTCTACATATAAATACTCAGCCCTTAAAAACAAAAACCCTGATTAATTCAAAGTATAAAGTGAAATTATTTACCTTTATGGTGTGAATTTAAAGTGCATCGATAAACGAGCTTAGCTTTTTAATACTAAATGAGTCATTTTAATAAATTTAATATTCTGAAAATCAGCAGTATAGATTTGGGCGTCTAATTACTTTTAATTTATTTTTAATTTTTACTGCTTAAAGTCAAATTTTAAAATTTACAATTCAATTGTAAATTATTCAGAAAAAGTTAATCAAATACAGATGGTTAATTAACTTTAATTGTAGATGTTTAGATGTCCATAGATCTGAATGATATAATTTCTGAAAACTCAATATTAAAATGTTCTTAACAATTAGTTTACATGTAAGTGTTCCCAATATAGATTTATGACCAGTTTTAGTACCTATAAAAATACAAAAAGGAAATACAAATGAAAATAAATAAACTATTACCGTTTTTGAGTGTGATGTCATTGTCTGCATTTGGTCAAGCTCCACTGACAGAGGCACACATGTTGAAATATACGTCAAAAGCACAAAAAACGACAATAGGGGCTTCTGCTTCACTGAATCTAAAACTTAATCAGCATTACACTAAATTGAATCAAAGTGGTCAAAAAGTATTCACACAAACGGTTTCTCACCCTAATGCCAGTTATATCAAATTACATTTTAAAAATGTTAACTTAGCAAATGGTGCGAGCTTAGTGGTACGTTCAGAAGATGGGTTTGAGCGCTATGAATACAATCAAGCAAACATGAGTGCATCGACAACAGCATTAGGTGATGATGGGGTGAGTTCATTTTATGCTATGTCTATTTCTGCAGATAAGGTCATTGTTGAGTATACGACTTCGGCGGCAAATAATGCACTGGTATTAGATGCGAGCAGTCATCAGTTAAATGCAGTAATTGATAGCTATTATCATGGTACCGAAAATGAATTATCGCAATCTGTTGCATCAGATGTTGGTATTTACTCTACATGTGGAGAAATGGAGCGCAAAGATGTGCAATGTTGGGCTGAAACTAATCCAACCGAATATGAACGCACTCGCCCAGTAGCACGACTGTTAATGGGGGGATCGGGTTTATGTACTGGCTGGCGTGTTGGCAGTGATAATCGTATGTTTACAAACAACCATTGTGTTGATTCTGCAAGTGGGCTGGCAAATACCGAGATCTGGTTTAATTATCAACATACATCTTGTAACGGTTCGACATTAGATTCCGTGGTAAAAGTAACAGGCAAAGATCTTTTAAAAACTGATTACACGCTTGATTACACCTTATTTAGTATTAATGATTTTGCTAAAGCAGCACCATTTGGTTATTTTGGCCTGGATGTTCGTGATGCAACACAAGGTGAGCGTATTTATATTCCTCAGCATGGTTCAGGTAATCCAAAAGAATTGTCTATCGAATCAGATCAAGATAGTACAGGATTGTGTTCAGTAAATGATGCTAATGCAACAGGTCGTGGAACGGATACTGACCTTGGGTATTATTGCGATACAATAGGTGGTTCTTCTGGCTCACCTGTTTTAGCTGCACAAACTAATAAAGTAATAGCGCTGCATCATTTAGGTGGGTGTACTAATAAAGGTGCAAAGGTGAGTTTAATTTGGCCTCAAGTTGCGAGTCATTTCAATGGCCAAATACCTGATGGTGATAATGGGCCAGATCCGGTTGACCCTGTTGATCCAGTTTTAACCGTTCTAGAAGACGGAGTAGCTGTATCTTTAAACGGCTCAACTGGTTCTGAGCAGTTCTTTAGCTTTGAAGTTACAGAAAATAAAGATAAATTGTTATTTAGTACTACAGGTGGTACTGGTGACGCCGATTTATACTTAAAGCAAGGAGCAAAACCATCAGAATCATCCTATAGTTGTCGTCCATACAAAAATGGTAACGAAGAAACTTGTACTGTTAATAACCCTGAAAAAGGTACGTGGTTTGCAATGGTCAAAGGGTATCAAGGCTTTACGGGTGTTGCATTGAAAGCGCAAACAACAGAGGCTAATAATTGTGGCAGTAATTGTTTACAAAATGGTGTGTCAAAGAGTAATTTGGCGGGAGATACTAACTCACAAATTGTCTACACCATCGAAGTTCCAGCAGGTGTTACCTTAAATGTAAGTACTTCAAGTGGCTCAGGCGATGCTGATTTATACGTTAAAAAAGGTGCAGCGCCTAGCACAACAAGTTATGACTGTCGTCCATATAAAAATGGTAATAATGAGTCATGTGACCTAAGTTCAGGAACTGGTGGCACATACTTTATTATGCTTAATGGTTACAATGCATATTCAGGTCTTACACTGACAGCAAGTTATTAACTATTAATAATAATTTGACAATGGAATTATCTTTAGTCTCACTATTCAACAGTGAGACTATTTTTAATAGTCATTAAGTTAATAGATAATGCAAGTTAACTCAAAAATGGTTATTTTATTGGATCTGATTTTTTGAGCTAATTTTTAACATGAGCAAATCATGATCTGATAAATAAAAACCATCGCGTTGTCTTGCTGTGTTGATAATGTGATCGGTTATATGATTTTTTGATGTGTGCTTACTGGTCAAAATCCAATCTATATCCCACTTGTGTTTTTTCTTAAAATCACCGTGTGCATTGTAAGTTTTTCCATGTTGCATGTGACTGAAATTTTGATGCAGGTCTTTATAATTATTAGAATCTAAACTTTGTTGCAGTGAATAGTTAAAGTCACCTAACAAGACAGTATGATCAGGTTTTTGTTGTTCAATTAAGCGATTGACAATTGATGTGAGTAATTTCACTTGCTGATCATTTGAACCATCAAAATGCACATTCGTAACTAACCATGTTCCTTCTAAATCTGCTATTTTAGCTAGCATCCAAGTGAGCATACGAGGCCACTTACTCGAAGGCAATTTACTATCTACGATGTGTGGTGTATCAGATAACCATAAATCACCTGAGTCTATTACAGTAACGCTTGTTGGATTGATAAAAAAAGTAGGAAAAAAATTTTTTGACCACAGGCGATGAGTATTGACCATATCTAATGCTGGTAATTGGTGAGATAACTCATCAAGTTGTGCTTTATTGCCTTCTTGTGTTGCTAAAATTGATATGTTTAATTTGTCTGTTTTTACTCCAATGCCTTTAGCCCTTTTGTGCCATGGGTAAAGTTCTGGACTATGATCCGGAAGGACATGTTCTGGGGCAAAACGAATATTCCAAGTGGCGATTGTCATGCTGTCTTTAGGTGTTAATTTTGTTGCGCACCCTATAAATAAACAACAAGTTAAAATTATTGCGATTGCTTTCATCTGCTTCATACTATTGAATCAATATTGTGCACGTAAATTAAATCAATTTAATAACATTTACAACAGCTTAATTATTATGGTTTTTATTAACGTAAAATGATTAAAAAATTTAAAAAAGGCCTATCGATACACCTTCGTGCTATAGATCCATCACTGATTGCCAAAAGGTATTCACACAGCAAAAAGCGCATTACATTCTTTAACGGATTAATTTTATAAAATATATTGAGTAAACAACAAAACGGTGCTAATAAGCACCGTTTTTTATTTATGTTTTAATGTAAATACTTAATCAAATTATACAGCTTTAAGCTTTCGCTCTGGGATCTAGCGTTTTTGAAATCAAGTAAATAAGCTGCTCTTTGTGCGCGGCGCTAACCGTGTCACCTTTACGACGCTTAATCATATCTTTGATTTCTTTTAGGTTATAACGTGCTAATGCTTGAATACTTTGACCACTTGCACCTTGCTTATTGTTACTTGCGATTTTAATCAAACGGTTAACATATTCACGCTGAAGGTTACGTCTAAAGCTATTTACATCTTTTTTAGCATCAGCTTTAAAGATCGCTTTGGTTAATTCTGCAAATACTTCATCTAACTTAAACTCGTTACCGTATAGTTCAGTATCAACAATACGCTTTAACACAACTGGGTGTAGTACGTGGTTTAGTACCGACTTTTGTGTGCGTAATGCCATATCGTGGAACTTAGGATCTTCAGTTTTTGAGTAATTAAAGAAGAAACGGCGCTGAATTTGTAAGTGCTGTGCGAGTTCTTCATCAACTGAGAATGCATCTGGTGAAAATACAAAGTCACTGAGTACTTCCATTGCACGTCTTTGCTCTTTTTCTGGCACTGGCGTGAATGGCGTTTTAGCATTTTCTTGACCAGCAAACCCCCGCTCTACATAAACACCGCCGATATAGCGTGATACTACACCAACATTGTTATGATATTCGCGATTGAGTACGGCATAATCAGTTACTAATCCTTGGTAAGATTGACCTTCAACAACTGAGCGTTTTAATAAGTCAGACACTAATGTATTTACTCTATCTAAACGATCTTTAGCATAACCAATGGCATCATTTGATAAGTCATAAATATTAACGCGAGGATCAATTGCTTTACCTGGCGCACGCATATCATCAGCATCATTACCAAACGCATTTCCAGGTTCTGTTGAACGCGCTAATATTTTATCTAAACGTTGTTGCTCGGCTTTTTCATTCTCAAGTGGTGTTGAATAACCATATTCAATAACCCACTCATCGTATGGGCCAGTCATAGTGGTGTAGTAAGAACCTTGCTTTTTACCATTTGGTGCAAAGTTAATAGCAGGGTATTCCATTACTGAACCAGTCAAAGGCAAGTTATCGCTTGGCATAATTGATTGCACTTTATCTTTTGAGTGCAATTGGCTTGAACGCATGTTGTGGTTTAAGCCAAGTGTATGGCCAACTTCATGCAATACAAGGTAATGTAAGTATTCATCAACAAAACGTGACTTGTCAGCGGCACTTGCTGCTGATGCATTCAATGCAGCTTGTCCAAATTGTGCTGATTCTACCAGTGCTGAATGATCCTGATGGTGATCGGCATTATGTGCGCTGTGTTCGCCACTGAATATATCAAGTGCATTTAAACGACGCGTAAAGCCAGATAGCTCAAGCATAATGTCAGCACCTAAAATTTGTCCTGATTTAGGGTTGGCAAAGCTTGGCCCGTAACCAGAGAAAACAACTTTTGGTGATGATGTCCAACGTAATACATTGTAGCGTATATCACCTGCATCCCATTTAGCATCATCTGGTTGTACTTTCACTACCATTGCATTTTTGAAACCCGCTTTTTCAAATGCAGGATTCCAAGCTAGCGTTGCTTTTTTAATGATGTCTCTGTACTCAACTGGCGTGGTATTTTCAATCCACCATTCAATAGGTTCAACCGGTTCTGAAATAGCCGCATTTGGATCTTTTTTCTCTAAATGCCAACGGTTAATCACATCACGATACGGTGTTGGATCTTGTAATGCAGTCATATCGTATTTAGTTTGACCAAAGTAACCCACTCGCGGATCATCAAAACGCGGTTTAAAGTTATTCTCAGGCATCGCAACTAAACTATGGCGAATATGCAAGTTAATGCTTCTATCATCTGTATAAGCAAAGTCTGCTGTGCCAGGGCGTGAAACCCGTGGTCTCATAGGTGCTGCGCTGTCGTAAACGTATTCAATGCTTAAATCAGTATTTTGAGGGTAGTTATGCAGCGCTAAGTATTTTGTTTTATCTTTACTTAACTTACCTAAAGTACGTCTTGAGCCCGGTTTTTGTTTCGGGTTTTTTGACGGCTTTATTTGATCCAGTGCTTCTGTTAAAAAGATACTTTTTGCATCAATTAAAATATCACCCGTTTTTTCATCATGGGCTTTA encodes:
- a CDS encoding arsenic resistance protein, translating into MLNKKFLMALNLFNHSAFLLIFAIITGALLGVASPDWGNKVSSYIDPTILLLIFLLLFEVPLKGIFKGATNIRFIAIAWIVNFLVIPVIGFTISSLFLSGEALFYTGLVIYFMAPCTDWYLGFTRLAKGNVELGAALLPINMITQLILFPVYLLIFDTMATSKVDLNVLFEWFLQPLIAAAILRIFCGQFINKLLHLCDVAIPLVLAVLVCLIFMSNINPLLAHLSVVPLLLLAIFSFFTITYALGEIIAKGAKLAYPEHCLFTFTTGARNAPLMLGLTTIAIPEQPLIYATITIGMLIEFPHLITLKAIMLKRQKTKSACQPSNLKC
- a CDS encoding serine protease encodes the protein MKINKLLPFLSVMSLSAFGQAPLTEAHMLKYTSKAQKTTIGASASLNLKLNQHYTKLNQSGQKVFTQTVSHPNASYIKLHFKNVNLANGASLVVRSEDGFERYEYNQANMSASTTALGDDGVSSFYAMSISADKVIVEYTTSAANNALVLDASSHQLNAVIDSYYHGTENELSQSVASDVGIYSTCGEMERKDVQCWAETNPTEYERTRPVARLLMGGSGLCTGWRVGSDNRMFTNNHCVDSASGLANTEIWFNYQHTSCNGSTLDSVVKVTGKDLLKTDYTLDYTLFSINDFAKAAPFGYFGLDVRDATQGERIYIPQHGSGNPKELSIESDQDSTGLCSVNDANATGRGTDTDLGYYCDTIGGSSGSPVLAAQTNKVIALHHLGGCTNKGAKVSLIWPQVASHFNGQIPDGDNGPDPVDPVDPVLTVLEDGVAVSLNGSTGSEQFFSFEVTENKDKLLFSTTGGTGDADLYLKQGAKPSESSYSCRPYKNGNEETCTVNNPEKGTWFAMVKGYQGFTGVALKAQTTEANNCGSNCLQNGVSKSNLAGDTNSQIVYTIEVPAGVTLNVSTSSGSGDADLYVKKGAAPSTTSYDCRPYKNGNNESCDLSSGTGGTYFIMLNGYNAYSGLTLTASY
- a CDS encoding endonuclease/exonuclease/phosphatase family protein — its product is MKQMKAIAIILTCCLFIGCATKLTPKDSMTIATWNIRFAPEHVLPDHSPELYPWHKRAKGIGVKTDKLNISILATQEGNKAQLDELSHQLPALDMVNTHRLWSKNFFPTFFINPTSVTVIDSGDLWLSDTPHIVDSKLPSSKWPRMLTWMLAKIADLEGTWLVTNVHFDGSNDQQVKLLTSIVNRLIEQQKPDHTVLLGDFNYSLQQSLDSNNYKDLHQNFSHMQHGKTYNAHGDFKKKHKWDIDWILTSKHTSKNHITDHIINTARQRDGFYLSDHDLLMLKISSKNQIQ
- a CDS encoding zinc-dependent metalloprotease codes for the protein MTFNKKVLALSVAACITTSFYSASTIAADKSATKAETKKDKKQKTIAEITKDHTQHDGLFKLFQNKKSGAVLLQLNESQLNSEFIHFSQIMDGSGNFGFRGGYRGSSVYTFNRVFDRIEIRAENQHFYFDPNNAISGAKDANINRPIIASVKIKAHDEKTGDILIDAKSIFLTEALDQIKPSKNPKQKPGSRRTLGKLSKDKTKYLALHNYPQNTDLSIEYVYDSAAPMRPRVSRPGTADFAYTDDRSINLHIRHSLVAMPENNFKPRFDDPRVGYFGQTKYDMTALQDPTPYRDVINRWHLEKKDPNAAISEPVEPIEWWIENTTPVEYRDIIKKATLAWNPAFEKAGFKNAMVVKVQPDDAKWDAGDIRYNVLRWTSSPKVVFSGYGPSFANPKSGQILGADIMLELSGFTRRLNALDIFSGEHSAHNADHHQDHSALVESAQFGQAALNASAASAADKSRFVDEYLHYLVLHEVGHTLGLNHNMRSSQLHSKDKVQSIMPSDNLPLTGSVMEYPAINFAPNGKKQGSYYTTMTGPYDEWVIEYGYSTPLENEKAEQQRLDKILARSTEPGNAFGNDADDMRAPGKAIDPRVNIYDLSNDAIGYAKDRLDRVNTLVSDLLKRSVVEGQSYQGLVTDYAVLNREYHNNVGVVSRYIGGVYVERGFAGQENAKTPFTPVPEKEQRRAMEVLSDFVFSPDAFSVDEELAQHLQIQRRFFFNYSKTEDPKFHDMALRTQKSVLNHVLHPVVLKRIVDTELYGNEFKLDEVFAELTKAIFKADAKKDVNSFRRNLQREYVNRLIKIASNNKQGASGQSIQALARYNLKEIKDMIKRRKGDTVSAAHKEQLIYLISKTLDPRAKA